In Symphalangus syndactylus isolate Jambi chromosome 14, NHGRI_mSymSyn1-v2.1_pri, whole genome shotgun sequence, one DNA window encodes the following:
- the AMZ2 gene encoding archaemetzincin-2 isoform X1 produces MQIIRHSEQTLKTALISKNPVLVSQYEKLDAGEQRLMNEAFQRASDLFGPITLHSPSDWITSHPEAPQDFEQFFSDPYRKTPSPNKRSIYIQSIGSLGNTRIISEEYIKWLTGYCKAYFYGLRVKLLEPVPVSATRCSFRVNENTHNLQIHAGDILKFLKKKKPEDAFCVVGITMIDLYPRDSWNFVFGQASLTDGVGIFSFARYGSDFYSMRYEGKVKKLKKTSSSDYSIFDNYYIPEITSVLLLRSCKTLTHEIGHIFGLRHCQWLACLMQGSNHLEEADRRPLNLCPICLRKLQCAIGFSIVERYKALVRWIDDESSDTPGTTPEHSREDNGNLPKPVEAFKEWKEWIIKCLAVLQK; encoded by the exons GTGTCACAGTATGAGAAATTAGATGCTGGGGAACAACGTTTAATGAATGAAGCCTTCCAGCGAGCCAGTGATCTCTTTGGACCCATTACCTTGCATTCTCCATCAGATTGGATCACCTCCCACCCTGAGGCTCCCCAAGACTTTGAACAGTTCTTCAGTGATCCTTACAGAAAGACACCCTCTCCAAACAAACGCAGCATTTATATACAGTCCATTG GCTCTCTAGGAAACACCAGAATTATCAGTGAAGAATATATTAAATGGCTCACGGGCTACTGTAAAGCATATTTCTATGGCTTGAGAGTAAAACTCCTAGAACCAGTTCCTGTTTCTGCAACAAGATGTTCCTTTAGAGTCAATGAGAACACACACAACCTACAAATTCATGCAG gggACATCCTGAagttcttgaaaaagaagaaacctgAAGATGCCTTCTGTGTTGTGGGAATAACAATGATTGATCTTTACCCAAGAGACTCGTGGAATTTTGTCTTTGGACAGGCCTCTTTGACAGATG GTGTGGGGATATTCAGCTTTGCCAGGTATGGCAGTGATTTTTATAGCATGCGCTATGAAGGCAAAGTGAAGAAGCTCAAGAAAACATCTTCAAGTGACTATTCAATTTTTGACAACTATTATATTCCAGAAATAACTAGTGTTTTACTACTTCGATCCTGTAAG ACTTTAACCCATGAGATCGGACACATATTTGGACTGCGACACTGCCAGTGGCTTGCATGCCTAATGCAAGGCTCCAACCACTTGGAAGAAGCTGACCGGCGTCCTCTAAACCTTTGCCCTATCTGTTTGCGCAAGTTGCAGTGTGCTATTGGCTTCAGCATTGTAGAAAGATACAAA GCACTGGTGAGGTGGattgatgatgaatcttctgacACACCTGGAACAACTCCAGAACACAGTCGTGAGGATAATGGGAATTTACCGAAACCTGTGGAAGCctttaaggaatggaaagagtGGATAATAAAATGCCTGGCTGTTCTCCAAAAATAA
- the AMZ2 gene encoding archaemetzincin-2 isoform X2, whose protein sequence is MQIIRHSEQTLKTALISKNPVLVSQYEKLDAGEQRLMNEAFQRASDLFGPITLHSPSDWITSHPEAPQDFEQFFSDPYRKTPSPNKRSIYIQSIGDILKFLKKKKPEDAFCVVGITMIDLYPRDSWNFVFGQASLTDGVGIFSFARYGSDFYSMRYEGKVKKLKKTSSSDYSIFDNYYIPEITSVLLLRSCKTLTHEIGHIFGLRHCQWLACLMQGSNHLEEADRRPLNLCPICLRKLQCAIGFSIVERYKALVRWIDDESSDTPGTTPEHSREDNGNLPKPVEAFKEWKEWIIKCLAVLQK, encoded by the exons GTGTCACAGTATGAGAAATTAGATGCTGGGGAACAACGTTTAATGAATGAAGCCTTCCAGCGAGCCAGTGATCTCTTTGGACCCATTACCTTGCATTCTCCATCAGATTGGATCACCTCCCACCCTGAGGCTCCCCAAGACTTTGAACAGTTCTTCAGTGATCCTTACAGAAAGACACCCTCTCCAAACAAACGCAGCATTTATATACAGTCCATTG gggACATCCTGAagttcttgaaaaagaagaaacctgAAGATGCCTTCTGTGTTGTGGGAATAACAATGATTGATCTTTACCCAAGAGACTCGTGGAATTTTGTCTTTGGACAGGCCTCTTTGACAGATG GTGTGGGGATATTCAGCTTTGCCAGGTATGGCAGTGATTTTTATAGCATGCGCTATGAAGGCAAAGTGAAGAAGCTCAAGAAAACATCTTCAAGTGACTATTCAATTTTTGACAACTATTATATTCCAGAAATAACTAGTGTTTTACTACTTCGATCCTGTAAG ACTTTAACCCATGAGATCGGACACATATTTGGACTGCGACACTGCCAGTGGCTTGCATGCCTAATGCAAGGCTCCAACCACTTGGAAGAAGCTGACCGGCGTCCTCTAAACCTTTGCCCTATCTGTTTGCGCAAGTTGCAGTGTGCTATTGGCTTCAGCATTGTAGAAAGATACAAA GCACTGGTGAGGTGGattgatgatgaatcttctgacACACCTGGAACAACTCCAGAACACAGTCGTGAGGATAATGGGAATTTACCGAAACCTGTGGAAGCctttaaggaatggaaagagtGGATAATAAAATGCCTGGCTGTTCTCCAAAAATAA
- the SLC16A6 gene encoding monocarboxylate transporter 7 isoform X1, protein MGLRMTQNKLKLCSKANVYTEVPDGGWGWAVAVSFFFVEVFTYGIIKTFGVFFNDLMDSFNESNSRISWIISICVFVLTFSAPLATVLSNRFGHRLVVMLGGLLVSTGMVAASFSQEVSHMYVAIGIISGLGYCFSFLPTVTILSQYFGKRRSIVTAVASTGECFAVFAFAPAIMALKERIGWRYSLLFVGLLQLNIVVFGALLRPIIIRGPGSPKIVIQENRKEAQYMLENEKTRTSIDSIDSGVELTTSPKNVPTHTNPELEPKADMQQVLVKTSPRPSEKKAPLLDFSILKEKSFICYALFGLFATLGFFAPSLYIIPLGISLGIDQDRAAFLLSTMAIAEVFGRIGAGFVLNREPIRKIYIELICVILLTVSLFAFTFATEFWGLMSCSIFFGCMVGTIGGTHIPLLAEDDVVGIEKMSSAAGVYIFIQSIAGLAGPPLAGLLVDQSKIYSRAFYSCAAGMALAAVCLALVRPCKMGLCQRHHSGETKVVSHRGKTLQDIPEDFLEMDLAKNEHRVHVQMEPV, encoded by the exons ATGGG attaagAATGACCCAAAATAAATTAAAGCTTTGTTCCAAAGCCAACGTGTATACTGAAGTGCCTGATGGAGGATGGGGCTGGGCGGTagctgtttcatttttcttcgtTGAAGTCTTCACCTATGGCATCATCAAGACATTTGGTGTCTTCTTTAATGACTTAATGGACAGTTTTAATGAATCCAATAGCAGGATCTCATGGATAATCTCAATCTGTGTGTTTGTCTTAACATTTTCAG CTCCCCTCGCCACAGTCCTGAGCAATCGTTTCGGACACCGTCTGGTGGTGATGTTGGGGGGGCTACTTGTCAGCACCGGGATGGTGGCCGCCTCCTTCTCACAAGAGGTTTCTCATATGTACGTCGCCATCGGCATCATCTCTG GTCTGGGATACTGCTTTAGTTTTCTCCCAACTGTAACCATCCTGTCACAGTATTTTGGCAAAAGACGTTCCATAGTCACAGCAGTTGCTTCCACAGGAGAATGTTTCGCTGTGTTTGCTTTCGCACCAG CAATCATGGCTCTGAAGGAGCGCATTGGCTGGAGATACAGCCTCCTCTTCGTGGGCCTACTACAGTTAAACATTGTCGTCTTCGGAGCACTGCTCAGACCCATCATCATCAGAGGACCAGGGTCACCGAAAATAGTCATCCAGGAAAATCGGAAAGAAGCGCAGTATATGcttgaaaatgagaaaacacGAACCTCAATAGACTCCATTGACTCAGGAGTAGAACTAACTACCTCACCTAAAAATGTGCCTACTCACACTAACCCAGAACTGGAGCCGAAGGCCGACATGCAGCAGGTCCTGGTAAAGACCAGCCCCAGGCCAAGTGAAAAGAAAGCCCCGCTATTAGACTTCTccattttgaaagagaaaagttTTATTTGTTATGCATTATTTGGTCTCTTTGCAACACTGGGATTCTTTGCACCTTCCCTGTACATCATTCCTCTGGGCATTAGTCTGGGCATTGACCAGGACCGCGCTGCTTTTTTATTATCTACGATGGCCATTGCAGAAGTTTTCGGGAGGATCGGAGCTGGTTTTGTCCTTAACAGAGAGCCCATTCGTAAGATTTACATTGAGCTCATCTGCGTCATCTTATTGACTGTGTCTCTGTTTGCCTTTACTTTTGCTACTGAATTCTGGGGTCTAATGTCATGTAGCATATTTTTTGGGTGTATGGTTGGAACAATAGGAGGGACCCACATTCCACTGCTTGCTGAGGATGATGTCGTGGGCATCGAGAAGATGTCTTCTGCAGCTGGGGTCTACATCTTCATTCAGAGCATAGCAGGACTGGCTGGACCGCCCCTTGCAG GTTTGCTGGTGGACCAAAGTAAGATCTACAGCAGGGCCTTCTATTCCTGCGCAGCTGGCATGGCCCTGGCTGCTGTGTGCCTAGCCCTGGTGAGACCGTGTAAGATGGGACTGTGCCAGCGTCATCATTCAGGTGAAACAAAGGTAGTGAGCCATCGTGGGAAGACTTTACAGGACATACCTGAAGACTTTCTGGAAATGGATCTTGCAAAAAATGAGCACAGAGTTCACGTGCAAATGGAGCCAGTATGA
- the SLC16A6 gene encoding monocarboxylate transporter 7 isoform X2, whose protein sequence is MTQNKLKLCSKANVYTEVPDGGWGWAVAVSFFFVEVFTYGIIKTFGVFFNDLMDSFNESNSRISWIISICVFVLTFSAPLATVLSNRFGHRLVVMLGGLLVSTGMVAASFSQEVSHMYVAIGIISGLGYCFSFLPTVTILSQYFGKRRSIVTAVASTGECFAVFAFAPAIMALKERIGWRYSLLFVGLLQLNIVVFGALLRPIIIRGPGSPKIVIQENRKEAQYMLENEKTRTSIDSIDSGVELTTSPKNVPTHTNPELEPKADMQQVLVKTSPRPSEKKAPLLDFSILKEKSFICYALFGLFATLGFFAPSLYIIPLGISLGIDQDRAAFLLSTMAIAEVFGRIGAGFVLNREPIRKIYIELICVILLTVSLFAFTFATEFWGLMSCSIFFGCMVGTIGGTHIPLLAEDDVVGIEKMSSAAGVYIFIQSIAGLAGPPLAGLLVDQSKIYSRAFYSCAAGMALAAVCLALVRPCKMGLCQRHHSGETKVVSHRGKTLQDIPEDFLEMDLAKNEHRVHVQMEPV, encoded by the exons ATGACCCAAAATAAATTAAAGCTTTGTTCCAAAGCCAACGTGTATACTGAAGTGCCTGATGGAGGATGGGGCTGGGCGGTagctgtttcatttttcttcgtTGAAGTCTTCACCTATGGCATCATCAAGACATTTGGTGTCTTCTTTAATGACTTAATGGACAGTTTTAATGAATCCAATAGCAGGATCTCATGGATAATCTCAATCTGTGTGTTTGTCTTAACATTTTCAG CTCCCCTCGCCACAGTCCTGAGCAATCGTTTCGGACACCGTCTGGTGGTGATGTTGGGGGGGCTACTTGTCAGCACCGGGATGGTGGCCGCCTCCTTCTCACAAGAGGTTTCTCATATGTACGTCGCCATCGGCATCATCTCTG GTCTGGGATACTGCTTTAGTTTTCTCCCAACTGTAACCATCCTGTCACAGTATTTTGGCAAAAGACGTTCCATAGTCACAGCAGTTGCTTCCACAGGAGAATGTTTCGCTGTGTTTGCTTTCGCACCAG CAATCATGGCTCTGAAGGAGCGCATTGGCTGGAGATACAGCCTCCTCTTCGTGGGCCTACTACAGTTAAACATTGTCGTCTTCGGAGCACTGCTCAGACCCATCATCATCAGAGGACCAGGGTCACCGAAAATAGTCATCCAGGAAAATCGGAAAGAAGCGCAGTATATGcttgaaaatgagaaaacacGAACCTCAATAGACTCCATTGACTCAGGAGTAGAACTAACTACCTCACCTAAAAATGTGCCTACTCACACTAACCCAGAACTGGAGCCGAAGGCCGACATGCAGCAGGTCCTGGTAAAGACCAGCCCCAGGCCAAGTGAAAAGAAAGCCCCGCTATTAGACTTCTccattttgaaagagaaaagttTTATTTGTTATGCATTATTTGGTCTCTTTGCAACACTGGGATTCTTTGCACCTTCCCTGTACATCATTCCTCTGGGCATTAGTCTGGGCATTGACCAGGACCGCGCTGCTTTTTTATTATCTACGATGGCCATTGCAGAAGTTTTCGGGAGGATCGGAGCTGGTTTTGTCCTTAACAGAGAGCCCATTCGTAAGATTTACATTGAGCTCATCTGCGTCATCTTATTGACTGTGTCTCTGTTTGCCTTTACTTTTGCTACTGAATTCTGGGGTCTAATGTCATGTAGCATATTTTTTGGGTGTATGGTTGGAACAATAGGAGGGACCCACATTCCACTGCTTGCTGAGGATGATGTCGTGGGCATCGAGAAGATGTCTTCTGCAGCTGGGGTCTACATCTTCATTCAGAGCATAGCAGGACTGGCTGGACCGCCCCTTGCAG GTTTGCTGGTGGACCAAAGTAAGATCTACAGCAGGGCCTTCTATTCCTGCGCAGCTGGCATGGCCCTGGCTGCTGTGTGCCTAGCCCTGGTGAGACCGTGTAAGATGGGACTGTGCCAGCGTCATCATTCAGGTGAAACAAAGGTAGTGAGCCATCGTGGGAAGACTTTACAGGACATACCTGAAGACTTTCTGGAAATGGATCTTGCAAAAAATGAGCACAGAGTTCACGTGCAAATGGAGCCAGTATGA